DNA from Sulfurimonas xiamenensis:
TTGAAGTTGATGGTAAGATAGAATCAAGTAATTCTCTTGAGATAAAGGTCGTTCCTGTCAGCGGGACAAAAGATTTGGATTTTGTTTTAAAGCTACAGAGCGATAAAAAAGAACTTTTTGTAGGTGAGACATTTGATATGACACTCACTTTTAAGCAAAGGAAAAATGCAGAAGCAGTTGACAGTAAATTTACCTCACCGGAATTAAAAGGTTTTTGGGTTAAAAATGAATCAAAGCCGCAAAAATATGAAGATGGAAAATATATCATAACGGAAATAGTCTATACAATGGCACCGCAAAGAGCTGGTGAATTAAAAATCACAAAAGCTCAAATGCAGGTGGCTTCAAGAAGTTCCAAAGTAGACAGCTGGGGCAGTTGGATTCCTTCGATAAAGTGGAAAACCTATTTTTCCAATGAGTTAAGCTTTGATGTAAAACCGCTTCCAAAAGATATAAATTTAGTTGGTGATTTTAGCATAAGTGCAACTGTTGATAAAACAGAAATTGAAGCCAATGAAGCTGTAAATTGTATCGTAGAAGTTTTGGGCAGCGGAAATTTAGAAGATATAGAAAGTTTTAAACCTGAGATTCAAGGAGTTGCTGTTTTTGAGGAAAAGGGTGCTATCGAGGGAGACAAATTAACACAAAAATTAGTTTTCGTTGCTGAGAAAGAGTTTAGTGTTCCTGAATTTACTTTAAAATATTTTAATCCTAAAACAAAAGAGATAAAAACTGTTTCTACAAAAGAGATACCGATACATGTAAAAAATGCCAAATCTGAAGAAGTGCTCAATATAAAAAGACAAGAGAGTAGAAGTGATGCGCAAGAGAGTATAAAAATTACACAAATAGACAGTAGCATTTTAGTGATTATATTTGTATTTGGGCTGGTATGTGGAGTCTTGATTATGATTTTTAAAGAGAAGATAAATTTTAAAAAAGAGCACAAAATTTCCATAAAAGATCCTAAAAATCTTTTGGTAAAACTTCTAGAGTTTAAGCATGATCCACAAGTTGAAGAGATAATAGATATTTTAGAGAAAAATATCTATCAGAATCAAAATATAGAGATAGATAAAAAAAGTGTAACTGAGGTTTTAAAAAAATATAAAATAAATTAATCTAAAATATCATGAAGTCTATTTCCGGCTTCAATATTTTTATGCACTTTATACCACTCTTCATTTTCAATATACCCTTTTAGAAGCTTTAACTCATCTTCAAAGAGAGTGATTGCTTCAAGCAGATTTGCTCTATTTTGTCTAAAGATGTCTTCCCACATATTTGGAGAGCTCTTTGCTAAACGGCTCATAGAGCGAAACCCACCGGCTGCAAGTGCTAAAATATTATGTTTGTTTTCTTG
Protein-coding regions in this window:
- a CDS encoding BatD family protein, which produces MNTILKLLFLLFVSSHGVYAEVIAKVDSKTVELGEMVTYSLNISGEEITRPNIKRLCDSDVISTSSQTSMQIINGNISKNYVLSYKFVPQKSCTIEPVEVEVDGKIESSNSLEIKVVPVSGTKDLDFVLKLQSDKKELFVGETFDMTLTFKQRKNAEAVDSKFTSPELKGFWVKNESKPQKYEDGKYIITEIVYTMAPQRAGELKITKAQMQVASRSSKVDSWGSWIPSIKWKTYFSNELSFDVKPLPKDINLVGDFSISATVDKTEIEANEAVNCIVEVLGSGNLEDIESFKPEIQGVAVFEEKGAIEGDKLTQKLVFVAEKEFSVPEFTLKYFNPKTKEIKTVSTKEIPIHVKNAKSEEVLNIKRQESRSDAQESIKITQIDSSILVIIFVFGLVCGVLIMIFKEKINFKKEHKISIKDPKNLLVKLLEFKHDPQVEEIIDILEKNIYQNQNIEIDKKSVTEVLKKYKIN